A single region of the Microlunatus panaciterrae genome encodes:
- a CDS encoding SOUL family heme-binding protein: MTEHQPYDVVAQHPGFELRRYPAHLVAETVINGTFEGAGNKAFGALAGYIGGRNRPGSKVAMTAPVTQEPAAEQVSAERIAMTAPVVQQNADLPGQYVVSFVMPAGSTEESLPEPLDPRVRLRTVGAELAAAHRFSGRWSKASYDAAAARLAEAVSAAGLTVAGPFRFARFNPPWTPWFLRRNEVVVPVSEGPADA; the protein is encoded by the coding sequence ATGACCGAGCACCAGCCATACGACGTCGTGGCGCAGCACCCGGGGTTCGAGCTGCGGCGCTATCCCGCGCATCTGGTTGCCGAGACGGTGATCAACGGCACCTTCGAAGGCGCGGGAAACAAGGCGTTCGGGGCGCTGGCGGGCTACATCGGTGGGCGCAACCGTCCCGGGAGCAAGGTGGCGATGACGGCTCCAGTCACCCAGGAGCCCGCCGCCGAGCAGGTGTCGGCCGAGCGGATCGCCATGACGGCTCCGGTGGTGCAGCAGAACGCCGATCTCCCCGGACAGTATGTCGTCAGCTTCGTGATGCCGGCCGGGTCCACCGAGGAGTCGCTGCCCGAGCCGCTGGACCCGCGGGTGCGCCTGCGTACGGTCGGTGCCGAGCTGGCCGCCGCCCACCGCTTTTCTGGACGCTGGTCGAAGGCGTCGTACGACGCCGCGGCCGCCCGGCTCGCCGAGGCCGTGAGCGCAGCGGGGCTGACGGTCGCCGGCCCGTTCCGGTTCGCCCGGTTCAACCCGCCGTGGACGCCATGGTTCCTGCGCCGCAACGAGGTGGTCGTCCCGGTGTCGGAGGGCCCGGCCGACGCCTGA
- a CDS encoding PadR family transcriptional regulator has product MGGWTYAMGGPWACRGRCCHGGAAEWLAAMTGHRSRPGCAPWQRFGNPTPFMPPWGGRAEPWAGPSGPWAGPAGGPRRGRQARRGHARAAILALLGEQRMNGYQIIQEIAKRSGGAWQPGPGAIYPTLQQLEDEGLVRAEEDAGRRDYVLTDEGRAYLEGHPEEVAAPWMAMSAADDGEHALRPLIGQVASAMWQILASGSPEQQAQTREALVQLRRRLYAILSDDDKGE; this is encoded by the coding sequence ATGGGCGGATGGACGTACGCCATGGGCGGTCCCTGGGCGTGCCGAGGACGCTGCTGCCACGGCGGTGCCGCCGAGTGGTTGGCCGCCATGACCGGGCACCGGAGCCGTCCCGGATGCGCCCCCTGGCAGAGGTTCGGCAACCCGACGCCGTTCATGCCTCCGTGGGGTGGACGAGCCGAACCGTGGGCCGGCCCGTCGGGGCCCTGGGCCGGACCTGCAGGTGGACCACGGCGTGGTAGGCAGGCTCGCCGCGGCCATGCCCGAGCGGCGATCCTCGCCCTCCTCGGCGAGCAGCGAATGAACGGCTACCAGATCATCCAGGAGATCGCCAAGCGCAGCGGTGGGGCGTGGCAGCCCGGGCCCGGCGCGATCTACCCGACCCTGCAGCAGTTGGAAGACGAGGGACTGGTCCGAGCGGAGGAGGACGCTGGCCGCCGAGACTACGTCCTGACCGACGAGGGACGGGCCTATCTCGAGGGTCATCCGGAGGAGGTAGCTGCTCCCTGGATGGCGATGTCCGCCGCCGATGACGGCGAGCACGCCCTGCGCCCGCTGATCGGCCAGGTCGCCTCGGCAATGTGGCAGATCCTCGCGAGCGGAAGCCCGGAACAGCAGGCCCAGACACGGGAGGCGCTGGTGCAGCTACGGCGCAGGCTCTACGCCATCCTCTCCGACGACGACAAGGGAGAGTGA
- a CDS encoding DUF1707 SHOCT-like domain-containing protein: protein MSEPKPMRIGDAERDEAISALSDHFAAGRLTKAEYDERADQALNARFQQDLAPLFEDLPGPARDKSMIMVPANVRPANVNYVKPVLPLLLWLLPMLAVTAIIVSLALGAPWMLFGVFWFVMLGGLGRRHHQGRPGPDWRSRYYGPR, encoded by the coding sequence ATGAGCGAGCCCAAACCCATGCGGATCGGCGATGCCGAACGCGACGAGGCCATCTCGGCCCTCAGTGATCATTTCGCGGCCGGTCGGCTGACCAAGGCGGAGTACGACGAACGAGCGGACCAGGCGCTGAACGCCCGCTTCCAACAGGACCTGGCTCCGTTGTTCGAGGACCTTCCCGGACCGGCGAGAGACAAGTCGATGATCATGGTGCCCGCCAACGTCAGGCCCGCCAACGTCAACTATGTCAAGCCCGTCTTGCCCCTGCTGCTCTGGCTGCTGCCGATGCTGGCGGTCACGGCGATCATCGTCTCGTTGGCGCTCGGGGCGCCGTGGATGCTGTTCGGGGTCTTCTGGTTCGTGATGCTGGGCGGTCTGGGCCGGCGACACCATCAGGGCCGCCCCGGGCCCGACTGGCGGTCCCGCTACTACGGTCCTCGGTGA
- a CDS encoding HAD-IIA family hydrolase, which translates to MDGVLVREQKAIPGAAEFIQALQQHGRRFLVLTNNSIFTPRDLRARLLGSGINLPEDAIWTSALATAQFLENQAPGGSAYVIGEAGLTSALHQAGFVLTERDPDYVVLGETRTYSFEAITTAIRLLEKGARFIATNPDATGPSLEGSLPATGSVAALITRATGVEPYYVGKPNPLMMRSALNQIEAHSESTVMIGDRMDTDVIAGIEAGLRTVLVLTGSTKEDQIARFPYRPTRVVNSIADVVDLVGQLAPLPDHAETD; encoded by the coding sequence ATGGACGGCGTGCTCGTCCGCGAGCAGAAGGCCATCCCCGGCGCAGCCGAGTTCATCCAGGCCCTGCAGCAGCACGGGCGTCGGTTCCTGGTGCTCACCAACAACTCGATCTTCACGCCCCGAGACCTCCGGGCCAGGCTGCTGGGCAGCGGCATCAACCTGCCGGAGGATGCGATCTGGACGTCGGCCCTGGCGACGGCGCAGTTCCTCGAGAACCAGGCGCCCGGTGGGTCGGCGTACGTGATCGGCGAGGCCGGTCTGACCTCGGCGCTGCACCAGGCCGGGTTCGTGCTGACCGAACGAGACCCCGACTACGTGGTGCTGGGGGAGACCAGGACCTACTCGTTCGAGGCGATCACCACAGCCATCCGGCTGCTGGAGAAGGGCGCCCGCTTCATCGCCACCAACCCGGACGCGACAGGACCCTCGTTGGAGGGTTCGCTGCCGGCGACCGGCTCGGTGGCAGCGTTGATCACCCGCGCCACCGGGGTCGAGCCCTACTACGTGGGCAAGCCGAACCCGCTGATGATGCGCTCCGCGCTCAACCAGATCGAGGCCCACTCGGAATCGACCGTCATGATCGGCGACCGGATGGACACCGATGTCATTGCGGGCATCGAGGCGGGGCTGCGGACTGTGCTGGTGCTGACCGGGTCGACCAAGGAGGATCAGATCGCCCGGTTCCCCTACCGGCCCACAAGGGTGGTCAACTCGATCGCCGATGTGGTCGACCTGGTGGGACAGCTGGCCCCGCTCCCTGACCACGCCGAGACCGACTGA
- a CDS encoding TenA family protein, translating to MSFVDQLRQAAEPDWTAAVDHRFVAELFDGRLSDARLARYLIQDYQFCDAFVALLGQAVASAPDLGSRLIHAGQLGAFASDENTYFTDAFDALRVPIADRTSPQLEPVTEQFNALLLKARDSRSYPQVLTVLLVAEWLYRDWAAADRPLPARPEHRGWIEVHNTPDFTRWVDWLQQELNRKAPAEAEARAELMRLFVEATRLELAFFDAVYAD from the coding sequence ATGAGCTTCGTTGATCAGCTTCGACAGGCGGCAGAACCGGACTGGACCGCAGCCGTTGATCATCGGTTCGTGGCCGAGCTGTTCGACGGCCGCCTGTCCGATGCCCGGCTGGCCCGCTATCTGATCCAGGACTATCAGTTCTGTGACGCCTTCGTCGCCCTGCTGGGGCAGGCCGTCGCGTCGGCCCCCGATCTGGGGTCGAGGCTGATCCACGCTGGTCAGCTGGGCGCCTTCGCGAGTGACGAGAACACCTACTTCACCGACGCTTTCGACGCTCTGCGGGTGCCGATCGCCGATCGGACGTCCCCGCAGCTCGAACCCGTCACCGAGCAGTTCAACGCCCTCCTGCTGAAGGCTCGCGACAGTCGCAGCTATCCGCAGGTCCTGACGGTGTTGCTGGTGGCGGAATGGCTGTATCGCGACTGGGCCGCCGCTGACCGTCCCCTGCCGGCTCGGCCCGAACACCGAGGGTGGATCGAAGTGCACAACACGCCCGACTTCACCCGGTGGGTCGACTGGTTGCAGCAAGAGCTGAACCGCAAGGCGCCGGCGGAGGCGGAGGCGCGGGCCGAGCTGATGCGGCTCTTCGTCGAGGCGACCCGGCTCGAGTTGGCGTTCTTCGACGCCGTCTATGCAGACTAG
- the ligD gene encoding non-homologous end-joining DNA ligase, producing MLADLADPADFGNEQDWAFEMKWDGVRVVAYLEGSSVELLSRSGLDITASYPEVADALQSIKVDSAVLDGEIVAVDRNGRPSFALLQSRINLTRPGDVQKARAAVPVQLMLFDLMELDGRSLIKAPYEQRHALLSELVATADHPRVQVPPQFEGDLVAALAVSEQLNLEGVVAKRLGSLYLPGGRGRTWLKIKHQRMQEVVIGGWRDGRGRRGGGIGSLLMAVPESGRLRYVGRVGTGFTDVDLDQIADRLEPLARATCPLVDVPSIDARDAHWVEPVLVGEVACSGWTRQRRIWQPTWRGWRPDKRPDDVRVEHPEDAPTPATNQLSRRAPDELR from the coding sequence AGGTTCCTCCGTCGAGTTGCTCAGCCGCAGCGGGCTCGACATCACCGCCAGCTATCCCGAGGTGGCCGACGCGCTCCAGTCGATCAAGGTCGACTCCGCGGTTCTCGACGGCGAGATTGTCGCCGTGGACCGGAACGGTCGACCAAGCTTCGCCCTGCTGCAGAGCCGGATCAACCTGACCAGACCCGGCGATGTGCAGAAGGCGAGGGCGGCAGTCCCGGTGCAGCTGATGCTGTTCGACCTGATGGAGCTCGACGGTCGGTCTCTGATCAAGGCACCGTACGAGCAGCGGCATGCGCTGCTGTCCGAGCTGGTGGCGACCGCCGACCACCCGCGGGTCCAGGTGCCACCACAGTTCGAGGGCGACCTGGTCGCCGCCCTGGCCGTGAGCGAACAGCTCAACCTGGAGGGCGTTGTCGCGAAGCGGCTCGGTTCGCTCTACCTCCCCGGTGGCCGCGGTCGGACCTGGCTGAAGATCAAACACCAACGCATGCAGGAGGTGGTGATCGGTGGCTGGCGGGACGGCCGGGGCCGACGTGGCGGCGGCATCGGCTCGCTGTTGATGGCGGTCCCCGAGAGTGGTCGACTTCGCTACGTCGGAAGAGTGGGGACCGGCTTCACCGACGTCGACCTGGACCAGATCGCCGACCGGCTGGAGCCGCTGGCCAGGGCGACGTGCCCCCTGGTGGACGTGCCGTCGATCGACGCCAGGGATGCCCACTGGGTGGAACCGGTGCTGGTAGGCGAAGTCGCCTGCTCCGGCTGGACCCGCCAGCGAAGGATCTGGCAGCCGACCTGGCGCGGCTGGCGGCCGGACAAGCGACCCGATGACGTCCGGGTCGAGCATCCGGAGGACGCGCCAACGCCAGCGACCAACCAGCTTTCCAGGAGGGCCCCAGATGAGCTTCGTTGA